cttttaaatatttaaatataatttttgcGATCAGAGGATTTGCTTTTCAAAGTAAATCTGCGTGAGGGTTTTGTATTGAGTTCAACTTTGGCAAACTTTGTTATTGGTCAGTGACACAAATTTGCAAGTCAGATTGTCTTAACACTGTCCACAGTGAGTCCAAAACAGAGTTCATCATTTTAACTAATGTTACTCATCATACACCACTTCTCTAAAATGCAAATTGCAAAGCAAAATCTCTGCAGTGTGGTTAGCTACTGTCAAAATAGTAGATACTAACATGAGTTCCTGTAGCAATCTTGCCATAACGTTAgctttcaaatatgttttatgatgatcATTTTTATACAATAATCGACCAACACAAAATTACCAATAAGGTAAATAAAATTACCCACACACCTCTGAGCCCCTTTCctaaaacaaaccacaaaaacaGGAGATCCAGCTCTTGAAATTACACAGTTTATAGGTTATGATGAAAGTCCATTAGGGATGATGGGTAGCCGTTAGCGAaaatctttgtaaaaaaaacaacctttacATAATTAAATTGCAGCTACAGACAATAGAGTAAAGTAGTGCagatatacatacacacacccaaacaacaaacactgtacataaacacacacacaataaataaataaataaatacaagatTAAAGCGATAAATCTATTTAGAAAAATTATCTACCTCCCAAAAAACCAAGGAAAAGCCCCCAAATTTGATAACATATAGAAAATTTATCTTCTACAACTCGCCTATCACCAACAGTACTATAATCAAACTGCAAAGAATTGTCACTCTGCCACTTCCTGTTGTGACctcactgctctgctctctctgtccaGGTGGGACTTCCTGAGTCGGTGGCTAAGCGTTGTGTCCACCAGGTGGCCATTGCTCTGGACTACCTGCACTGCAAAAAACTGGTCCACAGGGACATCAAGCCTGAGAACATCCTCATCTTTGACAAAGAGTGCCGTAAGGTCAAGCTGTCAGACTTTGGCATGACGCGGCGCGCCGGCTCCCCGGTGAAGCGTGTGAGTGGCACCATCCCGTACACGGCGCCAGAGCTGTGCGACACCTCGCGGCACGAAGGCTTCTGCGTGGACTACAGCACGGACGTGTGGGCGTTCGGCGTGCTGCTCTTCTGCATGCTGACAGGCAACTTCCCCTGGGAGAAGGCCATGCCTAACGATGCATTCTATGAGGAGTTTGTCCGCTGGCAGCGTCGCCGGACGGGCACGGTGCCATCACAGTGGCGCCGCTTTACAGATGAAGCTCTACGAATGTTTCGTAGGCTTCTCTCCATAGAGCAGGGGCGCCGCTGCTCCGTCAAAGAGGTCTTCAGCTACTTCAACCAGTGCTGGATGCTAGACACGGAGAACGGGAACAGTAGCAGAAGCAGCGGGGGCTTGGCGAGCAGCGCGCCTCCTCTGGAAATCAGCTCGTCTTCATCTGAAGAGGACGTGCTAGTGGACAGACTGAAGCAGCAGACCCTGTCGCCTGCTTGTGTGGTGGCAAAGGGCAGCATCATGATGGACACTCACTACTCCTCCATGTCCGCCAACAGCTCGCCGTCCTCCACCGGCAGCTACGATCGGGTCAACAGAGAAAACAACGAGAGAGGACGCATCCTTGTGGCCACACCCATCGAGATCTGCGTGTAGAGGAGTTCGACGCTGCGTTACAGGCTACATGCTCACACATGTAAGGTTAGTGTGTGCTGAAGAGGAAGCTTTCTCCGAgtatgaagaagaggagaaaagtgaggaggaaaggagggaagTGTGACGACTGGTCAACAGTCTGACAAACGTCGTAGCTTCACTGCGGATTTACTCATTTCCGATGAAGACGAACTCTGAGGAAATGACACGAGAGACAATCACAAGCT
The genomic region above belongs to Thunnus albacares chromosome 17, fThuAlb1.1, whole genome shotgun sequence and contains:
- the unm_sa1261 gene encoding serine/threonine-protein kinase SBK1 isoform X2; translation: MNSSPHSSRASIDILEELQLIAAQNLEKLDINKYYEVVRELGKGTYGKVDLVIHKIRGTKMALKFLRKKTTKLKSFLREYSISLYLSPCPFIINMYGIAFETDEYYIFAQEYALAGDLFDIIPPQVGLPESVAKRCVHQVAIALDYLHCKKLVHRDIKPENILIFDKECRKVKLSDFGMTRRAGSPVKRVSGTIPYTAPELCDTSRHEGFCVDYSTDVWAFGVLLFCMLTGNFPWEKAMPNDAFYEEFVRWQRRRTGTVPSQWRRFTDEALRMFRRLLSIEQGRRCSVKEVFSYFNQCWMLDTENGNSSRSSGGLASSAPPLEISSSSSEEDVLVDRLKQQTLSPACVVAKGSIMMDTHYSSMSANSSPSSTGSYDRVNRENNERGRILVATPIEICV
- the unm_sa1261 gene encoding serine/threonine-protein kinase SBK1 isoform X1, producing MEDTADECCLASLGSRRRKEHLSPDLPSAPARPSTRMNSSPHSSRASIDILEELQLIAAQNLEKLDINKYYEVVRELGKGTYGKVDLVIHKIRGTKMALKFLRKKTTKLKSFLREYSISLYLSPCPFIINMYGIAFETDEYYIFAQEYALAGDLFDIIPPQVGLPESVAKRCVHQVAIALDYLHCKKLVHRDIKPENILIFDKECRKVKLSDFGMTRRAGSPVKRVSGTIPYTAPELCDTSRHEGFCVDYSTDVWAFGVLLFCMLTGNFPWEKAMPNDAFYEEFVRWQRRRTGTVPSQWRRFTDEALRMFRRLLSIEQGRRCSVKEVFSYFNQCWMLDTENGNSSRSSGGLASSAPPLEISSSSSEEDVLVDRLKQQTLSPACVVAKGSIMMDTHYSSMSANSSPSSTGSYDRVNRENNERGRILVATPIEICV